One segment of Clavelina lepadiformis chromosome 2, kaClaLepa1.1, whole genome shotgun sequence DNA contains the following:
- the LOC143446831 gene encoding uncharacterized protein LOC143446831: protein MVIRIYWASVTGNRKIDGDQTRLRYVIESLNISSEWIDITTDPLIRSKMREECGNPKALPPQIFNEFRYLGEVPDMDEYVEQDRTLEWFGLDDAAKEGTTEIDGTLPNGVEKLTGDANDATNNPRAQASPTSSIENEKPPSPKEPLPPPSRKNVLAAAGAFEEIKSSPRADKPKVVFPQSRTLNSDPPSKSSMDEERRRRILGLSASDNANTTAVTKLSAKKDMPNGNRDASKMSVAT from the exons ATGGTGATCCGCATTTACTGGGCAAGCGTTACCGGTAACAGAAAG aTTGATGGAGATCAAACGCGACTTCGCTACGTCATCGAGAGCCTAAACATCTCTTCGGAATGGATTGACATCACAACCGACCCTTTGATCAGGAGCAAAATGAGAGAAGAGTGCGGCAATCCGAAGGCGCTTCCCCCGCAGATATTCAACGAGTTTCGATACCTTGGG GAGGTGCCAGATATGGACGAATACGTCGAACAAGATCGCACGCTTGAGTGGTTTGGCCTCGATGACGCAGCGAAAGAAGGAACCACTGAAATCGATGGCACACTGCCCAACGGCGTGGAGAAACTCACTGGCGACGCCAATGACGCCACGAACAATCCAAGAGCACAAGCGTCGCCAACGTCAAGTATAGAGAACGAAAAACCTCCCAGTCCCAAAGAACCGTTACCGCCACCAAGCAGAAAGAATGTCTTAGCCGCTGCTGGGGCGTTCGAGGAGATAAAAAGTTCTCCACGGGCGGATAAACCCAAAGTTGTTTTCCCTCAGTCTCGTACACTTAACAGCGATCCCCCAAGCAAGTCCTCCATGGACGAAGAAAGACGGAGACGAATCCTCGGTTTGTCCGCTAGCGACAACGCGAACACAACCGCAGTAACAAAGCTATCTGCCAAGAAAGACATGCCGAATGGAAATCGGGACGCCAGTAAAATGTCAGTCGCTACTTAA
- the LOC143445809 gene encoding heme-binding protein 2-like — MFSLKIGFLFFLVIQLALGKKYHNYEEPQWELTGNQPEDGSYEVRRYSAANWTSTDVSTVNMDLKSSDAFWRLFKYIGGANTGKTDIDMTVPVITRIPGQPCPFCNVTFRMSFYVPPKFQSNPPAPTDTRVETEEMNERIFYVRTFSGYAAAKDWQKNAALLYSSLLRNGVSAPSVDRSMYYAVGYDSPMRFIFRRNEVWLMSTNDNLV; from the exons atgttttcattgaaaATTGGATTTCTCTTCTTTCTTGTCATTCAGTTAGCGTTGGGCAAAAAGTATCACAATTACGAAGAACCGCAATGGGAACTCACCGGTAACCAACCTGAG GATGGTTCGTACGAAGTTCGTCGATATTCAGCTGCAAACTGGACGAGCACCGACGTATCAACAGTCAACATGGACTTGAAGTCAAGTGACGCGTTTTGGAGGCTTTTTAAATATATCGGAGGAGCTAACACAGGAA AAACTGACATCGACATGACCGTACCTGTGATTACACGAATTCCCGGTCAACCCTGCCCGTTTTGCAACGTCACCTTTCGAATGTCGTTCTATGTTCCACCCAAATTTCAAAGTAATCCTCCAGCGCCAACCGATACCCGGGTAGAGACCGAGGAAATGAACGAAAGAATATTTTACGTCAG AACTTTCTCTGGTTACGCTGCCGCAAAAGATTGGCAGAAGAACGCGGCACTTCTGTACTCCAGCCTTCTGAGGAACGGTGTCAGTGCACCCAGTGTGGACCGTAGCATGTACTATGCTGTTGGTTATGATAGCCCTATGCGCTTTATATTTCGCCGCAACGAAGTCTGGCTGATGTCGACGAATGATAATCTGGTCTAA
- the LOC143445810 gene encoding heme-binding protein 2-like has protein sequence MNEEKYNGYETPQWELTGTQPEDGSYEVRRYPAAHWTSTEEQRPSVDAPSSNSFWRLFNYIRGDNSTKEKIDMTVPVIQQVSGQSCPFSDTTYKMMFYVPPKHQSSPPDPCNPDVKTEKMEETTAYVRTFSGRPKGRDFQKEAGNLYESLKKNSVDVSNIDMNIFYAVTYDSPFRLFFRRNEVWLLPKKKESEETKQAAQGNEMEQQAE, from the exons ATGAACGAAGAAAAGTACAACGGTTATGAAACCCCACAATGGGAGTTAACTGGAACTCAACCAGAG GATGGGTCATACGAGGTCCGGCGTTATCCTGCCGCGCATTGGACAAGTACGGAAGAGCAAAGGCCAAGTGTGGATGCACCTAGCAGTAACTCGTTTTGGAGATTGTTCAATTACATCAGAGGGGACAATTCTACCA AAGAGAAGATTGATATGACAGTTCCAGTCATCCAACAAGTTTCCGGCCAGTCCTGTCCGTTTTCAGACACGACCTACAAAATGATGTTCTATGTTCCTCCTAAGCATCAGAGCTCTCCTCCTGATCCCTGCAATCCGGATGTTAAGACTGAGAAGATGGAAGAGACCACTGCATACGTGAG AACATTTAGTGGACGACCAAAGGGCAGAGATTTCCAGAAGGAAGCTGGAAACCTATATGAAAGTCTCAAGAAGAATAGCGTTGACGTCTCCAACATTGATATGAACATCTTCTACGCCGTGACATACGACAGCCCGTTTCGACTTTTCTTCCGTCGAAATGAAGTCTGGTTGTTGCCAAAGAAGAAAGAAAGTGAAGAAACGAAGCAAGCAGCGCAGGGGAATGAAATGGAACAACAAGCCGAATGA
- the LOC143445792 gene encoding TAF5-like RNA polymerase II p300/CBP-associated factor-associated factor 65 kDa subunit 5L, which yields MKRARTEQLQATLLSYLKKRNFTDSEAGFRNNVKFEETLVDVASRTLLENKISLLDSVAMSTHDLKDYFLAFKGLQEFVCKAIADDKYHGFKNLLFPVFVHCYLDLIMAGRLKEAEEFYVCFSDSKHFKVYNEVLTKLYDIRESNDLQKYFLMPQIRNQFCEMSLSQAEKQLLMRFLQGQPYLLLLKLMNERIRISSCSHKARDIGVSTQPHDASPDNVSFACNSNPDSKLQEHDSKANVPDEPLVSPMIISPPSLVPVGTSSTTQGQAVDAAGISLDLATLRRRVQEVRDSAPRLDNFCLYRLKENNNAIIHATSSNNRTLLCTGHEESTVNLWNICNQNFSKSLKYSQDFQRCSESSEIFDTEPSSSNVDISSVSFGCEFLNDVLLKNEMRSVNRKKQLFDKPGVTTLYGHSGPVYDSCFTHDDKFLLTCSEDTTVRLWDMTTLANRVIYQGHTFPIWCIDISAMSMYFATGSYDKTAKLWSVDRTYPLRMYAGHQHSVESVCFHGNASYLATADHTVRLWDINSGKTVRLLMGHWAPVTCLAFSPDGKSLVSSGEDCRIRVWDISSGMLVKEIRAHTDTVRSLHFSLDGSLLTSCGADGSVFVWDVNCRASVNAAEASAKSSSNPNIVAHIKLNKKAKRLLSSSFFKDFLNVFSVH from the coding sequence ATGAAACGCGCAAGAACAGAGCAACTTCAAGCAACTCTTCTCTCATATTTAAAGAAACGTAATTTCACTGACTCTGAAGCAGGATTTCGGAATAACGTGAAGTTTGAAGAAACGCTCGTTGATGTTGCATCCCGCACTCTGTTGGagaataaaatttctttattgGATTCGGTCGCCATGAGCACTCACGATTTGAAAGATTATTTTCTGGCCTTCAAAGGCCTCCAGGAATTTGTTTGTAAGGCAATCGCTGATGATAAATATCATGGATTTAAAAATCTCTTGTTTCCTGTGTTCGTCCATTGCTATCTTGACCTAATTATGGCAGGTCGTTTAAAAGAAGCTGAAgagttttatgtttgtttctcCGACAGCAAACATTTTAAGGTTTATAATGAAGTTCTGACGAAGTTATATGATATTCGTGAATCAAATGATTTGCAGAAATATTTTCTCATGCCACAAATCCGCAATCAGTTCTGTGAAATGTCTTTATCCCAAGCAGAAAAACAGCTTTTAATGCGTTTTTTACAAGGACAACCATATTTGCTTCTACTCAAGCTTATGAATGAAAGGATACGTATAAGCAGTTGTTCTCACAAAGCGAGAGACATTGGTGTTTCCACCCAACCTCACGATGCTTCTCCAGACAATGTTTCATTTGCTTGTAATAGCAATCCTGATTCCAAACTACAGGAGCACGATAGCAAGGCAAATGTGCCAGATGAACCTTTAGTATCACCAATGATAATTAGTCCGCCATCCCTAGTCCCTGTCGGCACCTCAAGCACAACACAAGGACAAGCAGTTGATGCCGCTGGTATTTCACTTGACTTAGCGACTCTTCGGAGAAGAGTTCAAGAAGTCAGAGATTCTGCGCCACGTTTAGACAATTTCTGTCTCTACAGACTGAAGGAAAATAACAATGCGATAATACACGCCACTTCCTCCAATAATCGAACACTTTTATGTACTGGACATGAAGAGTCAACTGTCAACCTTTGGAATATTTGTAACCAGAACTTTAGCAAGAGTTTGAAGTATAGTCAGGATTTTCAACGTTGTTCAGAAAGCAGTGAGATCTTTGATACAGAACCTAGTAGCTCAAATGTTGACATTTCAAGTGTTTCATTTGGCTGTGAGTTTTTGAATGATGTATTGCTAAAAAACGAAATGCGTTCTGTAAATCGAAAGAAACAATTGTTTGACAAACCAGGAGTGACTACGTTATATGGACATAGTGGTCCAGTTTACGATTCCTGTTTCACCCACGatgataaatttttgttgacttgTTCTGAGGACACCACTGTGCGTTTGTGGGACATGACCACCTTGGCTAACAGGGTAATTTATCAAGGACACACTTTCCCCATATGGTGTATTGATATAAGTGCAATGAGCATGTATTTTGCCACAGGTTCGTACGACAAAACAGCTAAGTTATGGTCTGTTGATCGAACATATCCATTACGAATGTATGCTGGCCATCAACACAGCGTAGAAAGTGTGTGTTTTCATGGTAATGCAAGCTACCTTGCTACCGCAGATCATACGGTTCGCTTATGGGACATCAACAGTGGTAAAACTGTTCGTCTTTTGATGGGACACTGGGCACCAGTTACTTGCTTAGCATTTTCACCCGATGGAAAATCACTTGTAAGTTCTGGCGAGGACTGTCGCATAAGGGTATGGGATATTTCATCTGGAATGTTAGTAAAAGAAATCAGAGCGCACACTGATACTGTGCGCTCTTTGCACTTCAGCTTAGATGGCTCCTTGCTGACATCGTGTGGCGCCGATGGCTCTGTATTTGTCTGGGATGTTAATTGCAGAGCTTCTGTAAATGCAGCAGAGGCTTCAGCAAAGTCTTCTTCGAATCCTAATATAGTAGCTCATATAAAgctaaataaaaaagcaaagcgTTTGTTATCTTCATCTTTTTTTAAAGActttttaaatgtgttttcgGTGCATTAG
- the LOC143446833 gene encoding heme-binding protein 2-like gives MKMHLYLLLVAVLLSGASSMPPYNGYEQPDWTLKSNQPKDGSFEVRNYPAANWTVSSVTASNFDIAGSIAFWRLFGYIQGSNIEAMNMAMTVPVTTEMPREDCPFCNVTYTMAFYLPSKYQLAPPKPTDGLIRTEHRAPLTVYVRRFSGWANAQDWRTQASMLHDSLLENGVLDSEVDRTRFYAVGYDSPSQLFNRRNEVWLIAL, from the exons ATGAAGATGCATCTTTATCTGTTGTTGGTCGCGGTGTTGTTGTCGGGTGCTAGTAGTATGCCCCCTTACAATGGTTACGAGCAACCAGACTGGACGCTAAAGTCGAATCAGCCCAAG GATGGTTCTTTCGAGGTACGCAACTACCCAGCTGCAAACTGGACCGTAAGTTCCGTCACTGCTTCTAACTTCGACATTGCTGGAAGCATTGCCTTCTGGAGGCTGTTTGGTTACATCCAAGGATCGAACATTGAAG CGATGAACATGGCTATGACCGTTCCAGTAACCACCGAGATGCCTCGTGAAGATTGTCCTTTCTGCAACGTCACCTACACCATGGCTTTCTATCTTCCGTCTAAGTACCAGTTGGCTCCCCCTAAGCCTACTGACGGTCTGATTCGTACTGAGCATAGGGCCCCGTTGACAGTTTATGTGCG acGTTTTTCTGGTTGGGCTAACGCTCAGGATTGGCGCACTCAGGCGTCTATGCTTCACGATAGCCTTCTAGAAAACGGTGTTCTCGATTCTGAAGTCGACCGCACAAGATTCTATGCTGTTGGCTATGACAGCCCTTCCCAGCTGTTTAATAGACGCAACGAAGTTTGGTTGATCGctctttga
- the LOC143445808 gene encoding heme-binding protein 2-like: MFPALRKVILTYRSFIVPMSTAQYNGYDQPHWELTGTQPKDKSYEVRKYPRAVWTSTDQTAPNKGSSSSFRRLADYIGGVNARNEKISMTVPVIQQIPNLSNQLQNATRKMMFYVPHQHQISPPKPTHPQVQNEVMEETIAFVRRFGGYAKTNDWQREASLLYESLMKNGVKDTMVDKSIIYAVSYNSPYRPVFRHNEVWLLLDKGVVNEQ, encoded by the exons ATGTTCCCGGCCTTAAGGAAGGTGATTTTAACGTACCGTTCTTTCATTGTTCCAATGAGTACCGCACAATATAATGGTTATGATCAACCCCACTGGGAGTTAACTGGCACTCAGCCAAAG GATAAGTCGTACGAGGTTCGAAAATATCCCAGAGCAGTTTGGACCAGCACAGACCAAACTGCACCAAATAAAGggtcatcatcatcatttcGTAGACTGGCTGATTACATTGGTGGAGTAAATGCAAGAA ATGAGAAAATATCTATGACAGTTCCAGTGATTCAACAAATACCTAACCTATCAAatcaacttcaaaatgcaacCCGTAAAATGATGTTTTACGTTCCACATCAACATCAAATATCTCCACCGAAACCAACTCACCCACAAGTGCAGAATGAAGTAATGGAAGAAACTATTGCTTTTGTGAG GAGATTTGGTGGTTATGCCAAAACAAATGATTGGCAAAGAGAAGCATCGTTGCTGTATGAAAGTCTCATGAAAAATGGTGTTAAGGACACCATGGTGGATAAAAGTATAATCTATGCAGTATCGTACAACAGTCCCTATCGGCCAGTCTTTCGACATAACGAAGTTTGGCTGTTGCTTGATAAAGGCGTTGTAAATGAGCAATAA
- the LOC143445811 gene encoding heme-binding protein 2-like: protein MSEEKYNGYETPKFELFGAQPEDKSYEIRRYPAAYWTSTEQSTPSMDGSGNRSFRRLFKYITGANEKKEKISMTVPVIQQVPGQSCPFSDTTYKMMFYVPPKHQSSPPDPSNPDVKTEKMEETTAYVRTFRGRPNGEAFKKEAAKLYESLKKNGVDVSNIDMNIFYAVTYDSPFRLFFRRNEVWLLPKKKESEETKQAAQGNGMEQQAE, encoded by the exons ATGAGTGAAGAGAAATACAATGGATATGAAACACCCAAGTTTGAGCTCTTCGGGGCCCAGCCAGAg GACAAGTCGTACGAAATACGACGTTATCCCGCTGCATACTGGACATCCACAGAACAATCGACACCCAGCATGGATGGGTCGGGTAATCGTTCATTTCGAAGATTGTTTAAATATATTACAGGAGCcaatgaaaaaa AGGAAAAGATTTCTATGACAGTTCCAGTCATTCAACAAGTTCCTGGCCAGTCTTGTCCGTTTTCAGACACGACCTACAAAATGATGTTCTATGTTCCTCCTAAGCACCAGAGCTCTCCTCCTGATCCCAGCAATCCGGATGTTAAGACTGAGAAGATGGAAGAGACCACTGCATACGTGAG AACATTTCGTGGCCGTCCAAACGGTGAAGCTTTCAAGAAGGAAGCAGCAAAGTTATATGAAAGTCTAAAAAAGAATGGCGTTGACGTTTCCAACATAGACATGAACATCTTCTACGCCGTGACATACGACAGCCCGTTTCGACTTTTCTTCCGTCGAAATGAAGTCTGGTTGTTGCCAAAGAAGAAAGAAAGTGAAGAAACGAAGCAAGCAGCGCAGGGGAATGGAATGGAACAACAAGCCGAATGA